The genomic region GATTCTCGTTCTTAATAAGATTGATACAGTTGTTAAATCATCCCTTTTAGCGTTAACCATTCAAATTAATGAGCGCGTGAAGTTTGTGCAGACATTTATGATTTCGGCTTTAAACGGTTCTGGTTGCAAGGATCTGCTTCATGCATTGAGTGTAATGATGCAGGAAGGACCTTGGTATTATCCGGAAGATCAAATTTCAGATATGCCTATGCGTTATCTTGCTGCTGAAATCACGCGTGAAAAGCTTTTTCTCCGTCTTCATGATGAACTCCCTTATACTTCAACAGTCGAAACAGAAAGCTGGGAAGAGTATTCAGATGGTTCAGTTAAAATTAACCAAGTTATTTATGTAGAGCGTGAGAGTCAGAAAAAAATTGTTTTAGGAGCAAAAGGCGATACAATTAAAGCGATTGGACAGGCAGCACGCAAAGAATTAATGGAAATTATGAATCAGAAAGTTCATCTTTTTCTCTTTGTGAAAGTGCGTGATAATTGGGACACCGATCCAGAGCGTTATCGCGAAATGAGACTGGATTTTTAAAAACAAAATGAAATGGAAAGAACAAGCCATTATCCTTGGTACGCGCCAGTATGGTGAAACAAGTGTTATTCTTGAGATTATGACGCGTCAGCGTGGACGTTATATGGGAGTGGTAAAAGGGGGGCGTTCTCGTCGTATGGCGGCTCTTCTTCAACCTGGGAATTTTGTTGAGGCTGAGTGGTGGGCGCGTTTAGATGAACATTTAGGGCTTTTTCGACTTGAAGCACTTAACTTACATGCTGCACGGTTAATTCTCTTACCAGAGGCACTTTATGCTTTGCAGTTGATAGCTTTTTATTTGCGTTTCCTTCCTGAGCGTGATCCGCATCCTATTTTATACGATATTTTACATCTCTTTATGCAGAATTTTGATGAGCTGTTTGTAAACGCAGAGTTGCTTGTACGTTTTGAAATGCGGCTGCTTGAAGAACTTGGCTTTGGCCTTGATTTATCTCATTGTGCTGCAACAGGCAGCACAGAAAGACTTTGTTATGTATCACCAAAATCGGGACGAGCTGTATGTGAGGAGGCGGGGCGCCCTTGGAAAGAGAAGCTTTTCATTTTACCACAGTTTCTTGTGCAAAGAACGACACGTCCTGTAGATTTTAATGACATAATAAATGGTTTCATTCTAACGGGTTTCTTTTTAATGCGTCATGTTTGGGAACCGCGGGATATAAAGCAACCACCGATGCGCATGAATTTGATACAATTATTTGAACGCCAATTTTGTATGCAAGCATCAATTTGTTAATCCGATAAATAGTCAATAGAATATGAAGATGCGAATCTTAAAAACAATTTCTGAAGTACGTCAATATATCGCAGCAGAACGGTGTTTAGGACTTTCGATTGGTTTTGTTCCAACGATGGGGGCACTGCATGAGGGGCACCTAGCATTAGTGCAGAAAGCACGAGCAACGTGTGATAAAGTGTTGGTTTCTATTTTTGTCAATCCAAAACAATTTGGTTCCAACGAGGGTTTTGATAAATACCCAAGAGATTTGGTGGGCGATTGTGCTTTGTTGAAAAAAGCGGGTGTTGAATATGTTTTTGCACCTTCTGTAGAAGAAATGTGGCCACTAGGAAATGACACAGTTGTGGAGGTGGGAAAGTTATCACGTATTTTGATAGGGAGATTACGTCCAAGGCATTTTTGTGGCGTGACCAGCGTTGTTGCTAAGCTTTTTAATATTGTCCAGCCAGATAAGGCTTTTTTTGGGGAAAAGGATTTTCAACAAATTTTGATTATTCGACGTATGGTGGAAGACTTAGCTTTTCCTATTGAAATTGTAGGGGTGCCTATTTTACGTGAAGCAGATGGGCTCGCCTGTTCTTCACGTAATCAGCTTTTAACATTAGAAGATCGCAAAGCTGCAAAAATTATTTCTAAAAGTGGTAAAGCTGCTGAAAAACTTTATCGCCAAGGTGAACGCTCGGTTGATAAATTATGCAAAATTGTTCATGATATTTTACAGCAAGAATCGCGCGCCATTATTGAATCAGTGGATTTACGAGATATGGAAACCTTATGCGAGGTAAAAGGGAGATTAGAAAAACCTGCAGTTTTACTCCTCACTGTCCGTTTTGGTACAGTGAGGCTTATTGATCAATACATATTGCAAGAGAAGCATGAAAATGAGTGTACATAATAAAGCTATGAAGCGTATAACTTCTTCTGAAATACGATCAAGAAAAGGGCAACAACCGATTGTTTCTTTAACAGCTTATCAGGCTTATACTGCGCGAATTGCTGACCCATATTGCGATTTACTTTTGGTTGGTGATAGCGTTGGCATGGTTGTGTATGGGTTTGAGACAACACTTCCTGTTAATTTAGACATGATGATTTTGCACGGACAGGCGGTTATGCGTGGATCGCAAAAAGCCCTTGTAGTTGTTGATATGCCTTTTGGTTCTTATGAAGAAAGTCCAGAACAAGCTTTTTCTAATGCGTCGCGTGTTCTTGCAGAAACAGGGTGTGGTGCAGTGAAGCTTGAAGGCGGTGTTTATATAGCAGAGACAATTGATTTTTTGTGTAAACGTGGCATTCCAGTTATGGGGCATATCGGACTGACGCCACAGGCGGTAAATCGTTTTGGCGGTTTCAAGACGCAAGGACGCAAGGAGAGTGATTGGCAAAGGATTGAATCCGACGGGATAGCGATCGAAGAAGCTGGTGCTTTTGCTGTAGTTGTAGAAGGGGTTGTCGAACCTTTAGCGGTGAAGCTTACAGAAAAACTTTCTATCCCGACCATTGGTATTGGTGCGTCTAATCAGTGCGATGGACAGGTATTAGTTATGGAAGATATGTTAGGCTACGGTGCTTATGTACCAAAATTTGTGCGTCGTTATGGTGCTCTTGAACAAGCAATGGAATCTGCAATCAAGAATTATGCAGAGGATGTCACATCGCGTACTTTTCCAGCTGATAAGGAAGTTTATAAACTAAAATAAAATCCACTTTAATATGAAAAATTTGATAAGAGAGCATTTGTGATCGAGCTCCGATAATATACATGTTCTTTCATATATCTCTTGTTTGTATTCAATTTGAGCTGTAATTTTTAATATATCATTCCGTTTATATAATTATTGATTCATAAACGCATAAAGTTTTCGAAGTTTTCATTGATAGTAGATCGCAAAAACTTGAACTTAATAATATGTGCTTTTTGTTGGTTTTAAGTTACAATTTATTATAGAGGCAGAAATTGTAGACTATCAAATTTCTATAGGATAGTGGATGAAAAAAGGGGATCATTCTTTTTAATAATTGCATTTAAGAAAGCGTTAAGGGAAAAAGGCGAAAACCTAATATAGGAATTTTTCTCAACTCAAATGATAAAGGGTGAATGATACAAGAAGAATATTAGTGTGCTCTCTGGGTATCAAGGTCATTAAAACGGATTAAAAAGGTGTTTTCAATTTGTTGTGTAGAGTATGGTTGCAAATTGAGATCATCGGGTAAAATATTATTTGGAGAGCCAAAATAGCGAAGGGCTTCTTCTGTATTAAATCCAGCAAGCGTGATAGCTTCGTAGAATGCAGCAATGCGGTCAGCATGTTTGATTTTTTTTAAGAGCTTTTGAGAAGGATTAACGGGGAGGGAAAAGCGCATGTGGATAGCATCTTGTATACGTTTTTCGATGAGCTCATATTGTTTTCCTATGACAGCTTTAAAGGGCGAAATCATGTCACCTATGACATATTCCGGTGCATCGTGAAGGAGAGCACACAGGCACGCATCGCTACGCGATTGGGGAAAAAGTTTTTGAAATATTTGTTCTACCAAAAGTGAATGTTGTGCAACAGAATAGGCATGTTCTCCTCGTGTTTGACCGTTCCAACGTGCAACACGGGCAAGTCCATGGGCAATATCTTCGATTTCGACATCAAAAGGAGAAGGGTTTAGCAAATCGAGACGCCGGCCAGAAAGCATTCTTTGCCAAGCTCGTGCTTCTCCATTTTTTGATAATTCAGCTTTAGCCATTAGGGAGTTTTCACAGTGCTTTCAGGGAAGGTAAAATTCATATTTTCAGCAATGCTTACTGTGACGGGAGAATTTTCTACTGTAAATGGGATATTGTTATTCATAGCATCTTTGACATGATCTATACGCATTAAAACTAAGGCTTCGTTTACAGCACATGTTCCTAGATAACCAAGTATTTTTTTTCCTGCTTCAACGCTGGAGCCTTTGGTTAATTCATGCTGGCTTTTTACGACTAAAACACGGCGACGTGCCATGCGACGGTGATGCATTCTTGAAACAACTTCTTGCCCGATATAGCAACCTTTATTAAATGCTAGCCCACTGATTTGATCGTAATTAATATCATGAGGAAAGATTTTACCTATTTCGTAATCTTGACCGCTTTCTGCGATTGCATAACGAATACGTAATCGATCCCAATTATCATTATATTCTGGAGCCAAAAAAGCTATTTTTCCATAGGATCGTATTATTTTTTCTTTTTGTGGAAATCGCTTATCAATAAAACTTGAATCAAAATTTAAAGTATTTGATTCGTTGTTCCAGAAAACTGTAACAAGTTCTTGTAATGGTTGTGTAATTTCTATTTTTGTATGCAACTTATAGAGGAGCAAACGCTTGTAGAAGGTATCAGCTAAATGTGCAACGATATCAATCAGATAACCATCATCTCTTTTACCGATAAGAAAGTCAGCAATAACCTTTCCTTGTGGAGATAAGAGAGCTCCAGGGAAAATTTCTTTTGGGGCGATTTTTGTCACATCTGTTGTGATAAGAACTTGAAGAAAATTTGTTGCTTCTTCACCGGTAACTTTAATAATTCTACGATTTTTAAAGAGAATGGCATTTTGTTTTTCAATCATGGTTCTTGCCTTTCTGCCTAAAGTTACATAATCGATAAAGAAAGGATATGTGAGGAGCATGGCTATGTTTAAAACATTTGATACAATTTTTAAAGGTGCAACAGTAGTAAATCATGATGGAAGGAGTAAGCGTGATATTGGTATTACAAATGGCCGTATTGCTGAAATTGGTGATCTTACATGGGCATCTGCTGGTGAAGTGATTGATTGTACAGGGTTACATATTTTGCCAGGGATTATCGATAGTCAAGTTCATTTTCGCGAACCAGGTAATGAACATAAGGAAGATTTAGAAAGTGGTTCCTATTCTGCGGTGTTAGGAGGTGTTACGGCAGTATTTGAAATGCCTAATACCAATCCCTTAACCACATCAGAAGAAGCTTTGTTTGATAAGGTAAAGCGCGGATTTCATCGGATGCATTGTGATTTTGCCTTTTGGGTTGGAGGAACGCGTGAAAATGCACATGAATTAGCTGAGTTAGAAAGACTTCCTGGTGTTGCTGGAATTAAAGTCTTTATGGGATCTTCTACAGGTAATCTTTTGGTGGATGATGATGAAAGTGTGCGTCTTATTTTGCAGAATACACGCCGTCGTGCAGCCTTTCATTCTGAAGATGAGGAAAGGCTCAAAGAGCGTAAAATGTTGTGTATTGAAGGAGATGCATCATCACATCCGGTCTGGCGTGACGAAGTCGCAGCATTAAAATGTACACAGCGCTTAGTGAAAATTGCGCATGAAACGAAGGCGCGCATTCATGTATTACATCTCTCTACTGCAGAAGAAATAGATTTTCTAAAAAAACATAAAGATGTTGCAACTATTGAAGTTACACAACATCATTTGACTTTAACTGCTGATGATTATTTGCAGTTTGGCACATTGATTCAGATGAATCCACCTATTCGTGAAAGCCGCCACTGTGAGTCTCTGTGGTATGGTGTTCAGCAAGGTATTGTTGATGTATTAGGTTCTGATCACGCTCCTCATACGCTTGAAGAAAAGCTTAAAGCTTATCCTGCGTCACCTTCGGGGATGACAGGTGTGCAGACAACGACGGCAATTATGCTAACACATGTAAATGCAGGAAAGCTTTCTCTTGAACGTTTTGTTGATCTTTCTTCGCATGGCCCTAGCCGTATTTTTGGTATAAGCTGTAAAGGGCGCCTTGCTGTTGGATATGATGCTGATTTGACCATTGTTGATCTTAAGCGGGAAGAAATTATTACGAATGCATTAATTGGTTCGCGTGTAGGTTGGACACCTTATGATGGTAAAAAAGTTAAAGGCTGG from Bartonella birtlesii IBS 325 harbors:
- a CDS encoding dihydroorotase; translated protein: MFKTFDTIFKGATVVNHDGRSKRDIGITNGRIAEIGDLTWASAGEVIDCTGLHILPGIIDSQVHFREPGNEHKEDLESGSYSAVLGGVTAVFEMPNTNPLTTSEEALFDKVKRGFHRMHCDFAFWVGGTRENAHELAELERLPGVAGIKVFMGSSTGNLLVDDDESVRLILQNTRRRAAFHSEDEERLKERKMLCIEGDASSHPVWRDEVAALKCTQRLVKIAHETKARIHVLHLSTAEEIDFLKKHKDVATIEVTQHHLTLTADDYLQFGTLIQMNPPIRESRHCESLWYGVQQGIVDVLGSDHAPHTLEEKLKAYPASPSGMTGVQTTTAIMLTHVNAGKLSLERFVDLSSHGPSRIFGISCKGRLAVGYDADLTIVDLKREEIITNALIGSRVGWTPYDGKKVKGWPVGTIIRGMRVMWEGEIITPSQGEPVKFIEALV
- a CDS encoding YfbR-like 5'-deoxynucleotidase; the encoded protein is MAKAELSKNGEARAWQRMLSGRRLDLLNPSPFDVEIEDIAHGLARVARWNGQTRGEHAYSVAQHSLLVEQIFQKLFPQSRSDACLCALLHDAPEYVIGDMISPFKAVIGKQYELIEKRIQDAIHMRFSLPVNPSQKLLKKIKHADRIAAFYEAITLAGFNTEEALRYFGSPNNILPDDLNLQPYSTQQIENTFLIRFNDLDTQRAH
- a CDS encoding YgfZ/GcvT domain-containing protein; translation: MIEKQNAILFKNRRIIKVTGEEATNFLQVLITTDVTKIAPKEIFPGALLSPQGKVIADFLIGKRDDGYLIDIVAHLADTFYKRLLLYKLHTKIEITQPLQELVTVFWNNESNTLNFDSSFIDKRFPQKEKIIRSYGKIAFLAPEYNDNWDRLRIRYAIAESGQDYEIGKIFPHDINYDQISGLAFNKGCYIGQEVVSRMHHRRMARRRVLVVKSQHELTKGSSVEAGKKILGYLGTCAVNEALVLMRIDHVKDAMNNNIPFTVENSPVTVSIAENMNFTFPESTVKTP
- the recO gene encoding DNA repair protein RecO, translating into MKWKEQAIILGTRQYGETSVILEIMTRQRGRYMGVVKGGRSRRMAALLQPGNFVEAEWWARLDEHLGLFRLEALNLHAARLILLPEALYALQLIAFYLRFLPERDPHPILYDILHLFMQNFDELFVNAELLVRFEMRLLEELGFGLDLSHCAATGSTERLCYVSPKSGRAVCEEAGRPWKEKLFILPQFLVQRTTRPVDFNDIINGFILTGFFLMRHVWEPRDIKQPPMRMNLIQLFERQFCMQASIC
- the panC gene encoding pantoate--beta-alanine ligase; the encoded protein is MKMRILKTISEVRQYIAAERCLGLSIGFVPTMGALHEGHLALVQKARATCDKVLVSIFVNPKQFGSNEGFDKYPRDLVGDCALLKKAGVEYVFAPSVEEMWPLGNDTVVEVGKLSRILIGRLRPRHFCGVTSVVAKLFNIVQPDKAFFGEKDFQQILIIRRMVEDLAFPIEIVGVPILREADGLACSSRNQLLTLEDRKAAKIISKSGKAAEKLYRQGERSVDKLCKIVHDILQQESRAIIESVDLRDMETLCEVKGRLEKPAVLLLTVRFGTVRLIDQYILQEKHENECT
- the era gene encoding GTPase Era produces the protein MDDVIKTRSGFVVLIGMPNAGKSTLVNQLVGTKVSIVTHKVQTTRTLIRGIVVHDNAQIVLIDTPGVFRPHKRLERAMVSAAWGGAKSADILLVLIDVQSGLSDEVCTMLDIVKNFKQDKILVLNKIDTVVKSSLLALTIQINERVKFVQTFMISALNGSGCKDLLHALSVMMQEGPWYYPEDQISDMPMRYLAAEITREKLFLRLHDELPYTSTVETESWEEYSDGSVKINQVIYVERESQKKIVLGAKGDTIKAIGQAARKELMEIMNQKVHLFLFVKVRDNWDTDPERYREMRLDF
- the panB gene encoding 3-methyl-2-oxobutanoate hydroxymethyltransferase, with amino-acid sequence MSVHNKAMKRITSSEIRSRKGQQPIVSLTAYQAYTARIADPYCDLLLVGDSVGMVVYGFETTLPVNLDMMILHGQAVMRGSQKALVVVDMPFGSYEESPEQAFSNASRVLAETGCGAVKLEGGVYIAETIDFLCKRGIPVMGHIGLTPQAVNRFGGFKTQGRKESDWQRIESDGIAIEEAGAFAVVVEGVVEPLAVKLTEKLSIPTIGIGASNQCDGQVLVMEDMLGYGAYVPKFVRRYGALEQAMESAIKNYAEDVTSRTFPADKEVYKLK